From Gemmatimonadaceae bacterium, the proteins below share one genomic window:
- a CDS encoding D-aminoacylase translates to MRWSTPLFLTALCAQLLSAQQPAPVWSLLIRNGTVVDGTGNARYRADVAIAGDRVVAVSRTSLDASRAARVIDATGLIVAPGFIDLHAHLEPLLRLPDAKSAVTQGVTLSLGGPDGSGPFPLAPYLDSAQAAGLGMNVAYLVGHNTIRRRVMGTANRAPTADELARMVALVRQGMGDGAFGISTGLRYVPGYYSKTDEVVALSRAAADSGGIYTSHLREEGLGLLEGVAEAITIARDAGIPVVLTHHKAVGQPMWGKSVETLRMVDEARAAGLDVMVDQYPYTASSTGLAVLIPPWALAGGDAAFKARTENPVLRDSLTRGIIGLLKTDRGGGDTRRVQFGRVDWDRSLEGKTLFDWAERRGVGSSLEAAAELVIEGELNGGASMIYHIIDEGDVRRIMRHPQAMVASDGRLTAPGDGVPHPRAYGTFPRVLGHYVREEGVLTLEQAVHKMTGMPAARLGLAGQRGCLAVGCAADVAIFDAATVGSPATFTAPHQYATGIPFVIVNGVPVVDQGRFTDRRPGRALRRP, encoded by the coding sequence ATGCGTTGGTCGACCCCACTGTTCCTCACGGCCCTCTGTGCCCAGCTGCTCTCGGCCCAGCAGCCGGCACCCGTTTGGTCCCTGCTCATTCGCAACGGCACCGTCGTGGATGGCACGGGCAACGCGCGATACCGTGCCGACGTTGCCATCGCTGGTGACCGCGTCGTCGCGGTGTCGCGCACCTCGCTCGACGCATCGCGCGCCGCACGCGTCATCGACGCCACCGGGCTGATTGTCGCGCCGGGATTCATCGACCTCCACGCGCACCTCGAACCGCTCCTGCGCTTGCCCGACGCGAAGAGCGCGGTCACGCAGGGCGTCACGCTCTCGCTCGGCGGACCGGACGGCAGCGGTCCCTTCCCCCTGGCTCCGTATCTCGACTCCGCACAGGCCGCGGGGCTCGGGATGAACGTCGCCTACCTCGTCGGACACAACACCATCCGCCGCCGCGTGATGGGGACGGCCAACCGCGCGCCAACGGCGGACGAGCTCGCGCGGATGGTCGCGCTCGTGCGCCAGGGCATGGGCGATGGTGCCTTCGGCATCAGCACGGGCCTGCGCTATGTGCCGGGCTACTACTCCAAGACCGACGAGGTCGTCGCCCTCAGCCGCGCCGCCGCCGATTCCGGCGGCATCTACACCTCGCATCTACGCGAGGAAGGACTCGGCTTGCTCGAGGGCGTCGCCGAGGCGATCACGATCGCGCGCGACGCAGGGATTCCGGTCGTGCTCACGCACCACAAGGCCGTGGGCCAGCCGATGTGGGGCAAGAGCGTCGAGACACTACGGATGGTCGATGAGGCCCGTGCCGCCGGACTCGACGTGATGGTCGATCAGTATCCGTATACGGCGTCCAGCACCGGCCTCGCCGTGCTCATCCCGCCCTGGGCACTCGCTGGAGGCGACGCGGCGTTCAAGGCGCGCACCGAGAACCCCGTGCTGCGCGACAGCCTCACGCGCGGCATCATCGGGCTCCTCAAGACGGATCGCGGTGGCGGCGACACGCGCCGCGTGCAGTTCGGGCGCGTGGACTGGGACCGCTCACTCGAAGGCAAGACGCTGTTCGACTGGGCGGAGCGACGCGGCGTTGGCTCGAGCCTTGAGGCAGCCGCGGAGTTGGTGATCGAAGGTGAGTTGAACGGCGGCGCCTCGATGATCTATCACATCATCGACGAAGGCGACGTGCGGCGCATCATGCGGCATCCGCAGGCGATGGTCGCGAGCGATGGCCGTCTCACCGCGCCTGGCGACGGCGTCCCACACCCGCGTGCCTACGGGACGTTTCCGCGCGTGCTCGGCCACTACGTGCGCGAGGAGGGTGTGCTCACGCTGGAGCAGGCGGTGCACAAGATGACGGGGATGCCGGCGGCGCGACTCGGGCTCGCCGGCCAGCGCGGCTGCCTGGCGGTGGGATGCGCCGCAGACGTGGCGATCTTCGACGCGGCCACGGTTGGCAGCCCGGCGACGTTCACGGCGCCGCACCAGTATGCGACGGGAATCCCGTTCGTGATTGTCAACGGCGTACCGGTCGTGGACCAAGGCCGCTTCACCGATCGCCGGCCGGGTCGCGCGTTGCGGAGACCCTAG
- a CDS encoding serine hydrolase, with protein MGVDSAKLADAIAFAVQNETRASRDMEENHYRSFGREPFGQGIGPFKPRGPNSGVILRGGYVIASWGDPDRVDMTHSVTKSFLSSVVGIAVDRGLIASIDEPVHRSQAPTYVLRTAVDGTPGERYGQPQFLDPWGTPHNRTITWRHMLQQNSDWEGTLWGKPEWADRPAQDASTWTTRARNAPGTVYEYNDVRVNVLALAATNIWRRPLPEVLDEFVMTPIGASRSWRWYGYDNAWITLDGRPAQVVSGGGHWGGGMYINAWDMARFGLLTQRRGVWGTQRILSDAWVTQALTPSGPNPGYGFMNWFLNTDRKWMPSAPASAFGHVGNGTNLVFVAPEQDLVVVVRWIENRSIDAFLGRVLGSIER; from the coding sequence ATGGGCGTGGACAGCGCAAAGCTCGCTGATGCGATCGCCTTTGCTGTGCAGAACGAGACGCGTGCCTCGCGCGACATGGAGGAGAACCACTACCGCTCCTTCGGGCGTGAGCCGTTCGGCCAAGGCATCGGTCCGTTCAAGCCACGCGGCCCCAACAGCGGCGTCATCCTGCGCGGCGGCTACGTAATTGCCAGCTGGGGCGATCCGGATCGCGTCGACATGACGCACTCGGTGACGAAGTCGTTCCTGTCGTCTGTGGTCGGCATTGCCGTGGACCGCGGGTTGATCGCCTCGATCGACGAGCCGGTCCATCGCTCGCAGGCGCCGACCTACGTGCTGCGCACGGCCGTGGACGGGACGCCTGGCGAGCGCTACGGCCAGCCGCAGTTTCTCGATCCCTGGGGCACGCCGCACAATCGCACGATCACCTGGCGGCACATGCTGCAGCAGAACAGCGATTGGGAGGGCACACTCTGGGGCAAGCCGGAGTGGGCGGACCGTCCGGCGCAGGACGCGTCGACCTGGACCACGCGCGCGCGCAACGCGCCGGGGACCGTGTACGAGTACAACGACGTGCGCGTGAACGTGCTGGCGCTCGCGGCGACAAACATCTGGCGGCGTCCACTGCCCGAAGTGCTCGACGAGTTCGTGATGACGCCGATTGGCGCGTCGCGGTCCTGGCGCTGGTATGGCTACGACAACGCGTGGATCACCTTGGATGGCCGGCCGGCCCAAGTGGTGTCGGGCGGCGGGCACTGGGGCGGCGGGATGTATATCAACGCGTGGGACATGGCGCGATTCGGCCTGCTCACGCAGCGCCGGGGCGTGTGGGGCACGCAGCGCATCCTCTCCGACGCCTGGGTGACGCAGGCGCTCACGCCCAGCGGACCGAACCCCGGCTACGGCTTCATGAACTGGTTCCTGAACACGGATCGCAAGTGGATGCCGAGTGCACCGGCAAGTGCGTTTGGGCACGTCGGCAACGGGACGAACCTTGTGTTCGTGGCACCGGAGCAGGATCTCGTGGTCGTCGTGCGGTGGATTGAGAACCGCAGCATCGATGCGTTCCTCGGGCGGGTGCTTGGAAGCATCGAGCGCTGA
- a CDS encoding peptidase dimerization domain-containing protein produces the protein MHRFVRRAAVLALASGFVAASAQAQATDARLERLKAEALTKVEARAKLIQEIIDHQFSFSELGMQEFETQRYLTGILEQNGFQITRGYAGMPSAWVARWVSPAGAKPVISLGSDVDGIPKSSNKPGVGFLDAIVEGAPGHGEGHNTGQSVNIAAALVVKELMIRERIAGTLVLWPGIAEEQMAGKAFLVREGLFRDTDVVLFTHVGNGLGVSWGQSGQTALVSAIFRFKGTSAHAAGAPWRGRSALDAAMLMGTGWEYQREHNELPTRSHYVIRDGGDQPNVVPSEASIWFYFRERDYERTKALFEKGIRIARGAAMMANVELDTVMIVGSGWSGHFNKTIAEVTYENIKRVGMPEWSEADQALARGLQRELGSNPRGLSTATEFTLPGPVPESQRMGGGSDDIGDVSWNVPTVTLRYPSNIPGLPGHNWSSSIASATPIAHKGAVAGAKVQALTMLDILMKPQVVADAWTYFRDVQTKDEKYTAFISATDQPPIWLNADIMQRFKPELQKFYYDPKKYGTYLEQLGIRYPTVREAPRTTMDQQ, from the coding sequence ATGCACCGATTCGTCCGTCGCGCCGCCGTCCTCGCGCTCGCCTCCGGCTTCGTGGCCGCGAGCGCGCAGGCGCAGGCCACCGACGCGCGGCTGGAACGCCTCAAGGCCGAGGCCCTCACCAAGGTCGAGGCGCGCGCCAAGCTGATCCAGGAGATCATCGACCATCAGTTCTCGTTCTCGGAACTCGGCATGCAGGAGTTCGAGACGCAGCGCTACCTCACGGGCATCCTCGAACAGAACGGCTTCCAGATCACGCGTGGTTACGCGGGAATGCCCAGCGCCTGGGTGGCGCGCTGGGTCAGCCCCGCCGGCGCCAAGCCCGTCATCTCACTCGGCTCCGACGTCGACGGCATCCCGAAGTCCAGCAACAAGCCGGGCGTCGGCTTCCTCGACGCCATCGTTGAGGGCGCGCCCGGACACGGCGAAGGCCACAACACGGGCCAGTCGGTGAACATCGCCGCAGCGTTGGTGGTGAAGGAACTGATGATCCGCGAGCGCATTGCAGGGACGCTCGTGCTCTGGCCCGGCATCGCCGAGGAACAGATGGCCGGCAAGGCCTTCCTTGTGCGCGAAGGACTGTTCCGGGACACGGACGTCGTGCTCTTCACGCACGTCGGCAATGGCCTCGGCGTCTCCTGGGGCCAGAGCGGCCAGACCGCACTGGTCTCGGCGATCTTCCGCTTCAAGGGCACCAGCGCGCACGCCGCCGGCGCGCCGTGGCGCGGTCGCTCGGCGCTCGACGCCGCGATGCTGATGGGCACCGGCTGGGAGTACCAGCGCGAGCACAACGAGCTGCCGACGCGTTCGCACTACGTGATTCGCGATGGTGGCGACCAGCCGAACGTCGTGCCCAGCGAAGCGAGTATCTGGTTCTACTTCCGCGAGCGCGATTACGAGCGCACGAAGGCCCTGTTCGAGAAGGGCATCCGTATCGCGCGCGGTGCAGCGATGATGGCCAACGTCGAGCTCGACACCGTGATGATCGTCGGCTCGGGCTGGAGCGGCCACTTCAACAAGACCATCGCCGAAGTGACCTACGAGAACATCAAGCGTGTGGGCATGCCGGAATGGTCCGAGGCCGACCAGGCGCTGGCCCGTGGCCTGCAGCGCGAGTTGGGCAGCAACCCGCGCGGGCTGTCGACCGCCACCGAGTTCACGCTGCCGGGCCCCGTGCCCGAGAGCCAGCGGATGGGAGGAGGCTCGGATGACATTGGCGACGTGTCATGGAACGTCCCGACCGTGACGCTGCGGTATCCGTCGAACATCCCCGGCCTGCCGGGCCACAACTGGTCGAGCTCCATCGCCTCCGCCACGCCGATTGCCCACAAGGGCGCGGTGGCGGGCGCCAAGGTGCAGGCGCTGACCATGCTCGACATCCTGATGAAGCCGCAGGTGGTGGCCGATGCCTGGACCTACTTCCGCGACGTGCAGACCAAGGACGAGAAGTACACGGCGTTCATCTCGGCGACGGACCAGCCGCCGATTTGGCTGAACGCTGACATCATGCAGCGCTTCAAGCCGGAGCTGCAGAAGTTCTACTACGACCCCAAGAAGTATGGGACGTACTTGGAACAGCTTGGCATCCGCTACCCCACCGTCCGCGAAGCACCGCGTACGACGATGGATCAGCAGTAG
- a CDS encoding protein kinase translates to MATVFLARDLKHDREVAIKVLHPDLAATIGGERFEREIKVAAKISHPHILALYDSGEADGLLYYVMPFVKGESLRDRLDREKMLPVEDAVRITLEVASALGYAHEQGIVHRDIKPENILLAGDHALVADFGIARAASEAGQQKLTQTGMAVGTPVYMAPEQSSGDTVGPTADIYSLGCMLYEMLAGEPPFNGPNAMAIMAKHLMEQPPSIRVVRQAVPEEIEEAILIALNKTPVDRPQTAQQFAELLSGMFGATSTMRVMNARRTPTPRYSSLGVPQLPLEPWYRRPIGLATAAAVVVLAAAGVWFATQRGPRGTAVLGEEARRLAVLPFGDLSRDSSLAPVADALTDGLIQTLSTSPSITVISRAGVEPFRGAGVAVDSIARALRVGFLVRGDVEPSGNRVQVALRLDDASGVRLQSASFALSRDSIFQLEDSLGTIAADLIRRQLGEELRVQLQRAATTSQDAWLLTQRALQQQRAMQDAYRRGEPDAAARAYAAADSILAVSEELDASWSRPTAMRAMLAYLRSRTVGGDQSAIRSLVEAGIAHADRALTRNANDADALEARGTLRFWSYIALPYSSAAEKDRVLLAAQADLERATALNRNQAGAYATLAAAYSAIPGKTTSDIYLAAVRAFEADEFLEGANLNFSRAFNAQYDLGNAAAAKEWCDRFSRRFPMDPRALRCRLYVMTMPSAPDVSIPRAWALVDSIVERTPPRDSLRTRLWMRILAAGAVARAAETNPTLADSARRVVLASQGDATVDPNRELPYFGAFVLAITGDGDGTVRLLREYIAANPQRALALRDDPGWWFRGVADREDYRRLVGAPR, encoded by the coding sequence ATGGCCACGGTGTTTCTCGCCCGCGACCTCAAGCACGACCGTGAGGTAGCCATCAAGGTCCTGCACCCGGACCTGGCGGCAACGATTGGCGGCGAGCGTTTCGAGCGCGAGATCAAGGTCGCCGCCAAGATCTCGCACCCGCACATCCTCGCGCTCTACGACTCGGGCGAGGCCGACGGGCTGCTCTACTACGTGATGCCCTTCGTGAAGGGCGAGTCGTTGCGCGACCGGTTGGACCGGGAGAAGATGCTGCCGGTCGAGGACGCGGTGCGCATCACGCTCGAGGTGGCCAGCGCGCTCGGCTATGCGCACGAGCAAGGCATCGTGCACCGCGACATCAAGCCGGAGAACATCCTGCTTGCAGGCGACCACGCACTGGTCGCCGACTTCGGCATCGCCCGCGCGGCCAGCGAGGCCGGACAGCAGAAGCTGACACAGACGGGCATGGCGGTGGGCACGCCGGTCTATATGGCGCCCGAGCAGTCGTCCGGCGACACTGTCGGCCCGACGGCGGACATCTACTCGCTCGGCTGCATGCTCTACGAGATGCTCGCGGGCGAGCCGCCGTTCAACGGCCCGAACGCGATGGCCATCATGGCCAAGCACCTCATGGAGCAGCCGCCGAGCATCCGGGTGGTGCGCCAGGCGGTGCCGGAGGAAATCGAGGAAGCGATCCTCATCGCGCTGAACAAGACGCCGGTGGACCGGCCGCAGACAGCGCAGCAGTTCGCCGAGCTGCTGAGCGGGATGTTTGGTGCTACCAGCACGATGCGCGTGATGAACGCGCGGCGCACGCCGACACCTCGGTACTCTTCTCTGGGCGTGCCGCAGCTGCCGCTGGAGCCGTGGTACCGCCGGCCAATTGGGCTTGCCACTGCCGCCGCGGTGGTGGTGCTGGCCGCGGCCGGCGTTTGGTTCGCCACGCAGCGCGGGCCGCGTGGCACCGCCGTCCTGGGCGAAGAGGCGCGGCGCCTGGCGGTGCTGCCGTTCGGCGACCTGAGTCGTGACTCCTCGCTGGCGCCCGTGGCCGATGCGCTCACCGACGGGCTCATCCAGACGCTCTCGACCAGCCCCAGCATCACCGTGATCTCGCGGGCCGGTGTGGAGCCGTTCCGCGGCGCGGGCGTCGCGGTGGACAGCATCGCCCGCGCCCTGCGCGTCGGATTCCTCGTGCGTGGCGATGTGGAGCCATCGGGCAATCGCGTGCAGGTCGCGCTGCGACTCGACGACGCCAGCGGCGTGCGACTGCAGAGCGCGAGTTTCGCCCTCTCCCGCGACAGCATCTTCCAACTGGAGGACTCGCTGGGCACCATCGCCGCCGATCTCATTCGGCGCCAGTTGGGTGAGGAGTTGCGCGTGCAGCTGCAGCGTGCCGCGACAACCAGCCAGGACGCCTGGCTGCTCACGCAGCGCGCGTTGCAGCAGCAACGCGCGATGCAGGACGCGTATCGGCGCGGTGAGCCGGATGCCGCCGCACGGGCGTATGCCGCCGCCGACTCCATCCTCGCCGTCTCGGAGGAGCTCGACGCGTCGTGGTCTCGACCGACCGCGATGCGCGCCATGCTGGCCTACCTGCGCTCGCGTACGGTCGGCGGAGATCAGAGCGCCATCCGCTCGCTCGTGGAAGCTGGGATTGCGCACGCGGATCGAGCGCTCACCCGAAACGCGAACGACGCCGATGCCCTCGAGGCCCGGGGCACATTGCGTTTCTGGAGCTACATCGCACTGCCGTATTCCAGCGCCGCCGAAAAGGATCGGGTGCTGCTCGCCGCACAGGCCGATCTCGAACGTGCCACCGCACTGAACCGCAACCAGGCCGGCGCCTACGCCACCTTGGCGGCGGCCTACTCCGCCATTCCTGGCAAGACCACCAGCGACATCTATCTCGCTGCGGTCCGCGCCTTCGAGGCTGACGAGTTTCTTGAGGGTGCCAACCTCAACTTCTCGCGCGCGTTCAACGCGCAGTACGACCTCGGCAACGCCGCCGCAGCGAAGGAGTGGTGCGACCGCTTCTCGCGTCGCTTCCCGATGGACCCGCGCGCACTGCGCTGCCGACTCTACGTGATGACGATGCCGTCGGCACCCGACGTGAGCATCCCGCGCGCCTGGGCCTTGGTCGACTCCATCGTGGAGCGCACCCCGCCGCGCGACTCGCTGCGCACCCGGCTGTGGATGCGCATCCTGGCGGCTGGCGCCGTGGCCCGGGCCGCTGAGACCAACCCGACACTCGCCGACAGCGCCCGGCGTGTGGTGCTGGCGTCACAGGGCGATGCGACCGTGGATCCGAACCGCGAGTTGCCGTACTTCGGCGCCTTTGTGCTCGCCATCACAGGCGACGGGGACGGCACGGTGCGCTTGCTCCGCGAATACATTGCAGCTAACCCTCAGCGGGCCTTGGCTTTACGCGACGATCCGGGCTGGTGGTTCCGGGGAGTCGCGGACCGAGAGGACTACCGGCGGTTGGTGGGCGCTCCGCGCTGA
- a CDS encoding Ig-like domain-containing protein, whose product MRGKIENLAQQVSKGKRDQVVKRAHDVVDFVLDKNEHSPLPGGDVAVTLLVNAIYCFAGIPIAIDDAGSSRLIFPLDQPQILYDEDSTSAISFPGDPVFEPTLVTITRNENSQLGLLTKLDRYPGYIRIEQQNAGGTKLKYNVTVTVCAEGVPVDVFPDLRLGHGLGDSVLVITPTPMAGDPPPTPLSCDEPAPALTLGARLIRAAANLLSPTPLHAVVQDTPRRGGGVSGTVSEFSPFEPVDTKLRAGGGVSGTVSEFTRMLPMSSLMAEGGVETVLPPTADCTTRPVGNPLPEECYPVVSVTTRQGTILENVPVTWQVPAGSPGTIAARSGPLGELTCGSFGSTATTATSANGNAGVCWTLGGVGFNTVVATPGVGGDAPEGVVFDNNGETSVVFEVDVTPLVVGAPVVMEVVAGSGVSAPAGTTVSPQPRVIVKDANGLPVPGVPITWDLRTGGSISATTSVTGADGTASVAWTFGTKGYQLLKAFYTGPTVVLSVYFEGNATAP is encoded by the coding sequence GTGCGTGGAAAGATTGAGAACCTGGCGCAGCAGGTCAGCAAGGGGAAACGCGACCAGGTCGTGAAGCGCGCGCATGACGTCGTCGATTTCGTACTCGACAAGAACGAGCATTCGCCCCTGCCTGGCGGCGATGTCGCAGTCACCTTGCTGGTCAACGCGATCTACTGCTTCGCTGGCATTCCGATTGCTATCGACGATGCCGGCAGTTCACGCCTGATCTTCCCGCTTGACCAGCCGCAGATCCTCTACGACGAGGACTCGACCTCGGCGATCTCGTTCCCCGGTGACCCGGTGTTCGAGCCGACACTCGTCACGATCACGCGAAACGAGAACTCGCAGCTCGGTCTCCTTACCAAGCTCGACCGTTACCCTGGCTACATCCGCATCGAGCAGCAGAATGCGGGCGGAACGAAGCTCAAGTACAACGTCACGGTGACGGTGTGCGCCGAAGGCGTGCCCGTTGACGTCTTCCCGGACCTTCGTCTCGGCCACGGACTCGGCGACTCGGTGTTGGTGATCACGCCAACTCCGATGGCCGGAGATCCGCCACCGACTCCGCTTAGCTGCGACGAACCGGCGCCGGCATTGACGCTCGGCGCGCGATTGATTCGCGCCGCGGCCAACCTCCTCTCGCCGACTCCGTTGCATGCGGTCGTGCAGGATACGCCGCGCCGCGGTGGCGGCGTCAGCGGCACGGTGTCGGAGTTCAGCCCCTTCGAGCCGGTCGACACGAAACTTCGTGCCGGCGGTGGCGTCAGTGGGACCGTGTCTGAGTTCACGCGGATGCTGCCGATGTCCAGCCTGATGGCTGAGGGCGGAGTTGAGACGGTTCTGCCCCCGACCGCTGACTGCACGACTCGCCCCGTGGGCAATCCCTTGCCCGAGGAGTGCTATCCGGTCGTCTCCGTGACGACTCGACAGGGCACCATCCTCGAGAACGTACCGGTGACCTGGCAGGTCCCCGCGGGTAGCCCGGGCACGATCGCAGCGCGCAGCGGACCGTTGGGTGAGCTGACCTGTGGGAGCTTCGGCTCCACCGCCACGACGGCGACGTCCGCCAATGGCAACGCCGGCGTGTGCTGGACGCTTGGCGGCGTCGGGTTCAACACCGTCGTCGCGACACCAGGCGTCGGCGGTGACGCGCCCGAGGGTGTCGTGTTCGACAACAACGGCGAGACCTCGGTGGTCTTTGAGGTTGATGTGACGCCGCTGGTTGTCGGGGCACCGGTGGTGATGGAGGTCGTCGCGGGCAGCGGCGTCAGCGCCCCTGCCGGCACGACGGTTTCGCCCCAGCCGCGGGTCATCGTGAAGGATGCGAACGGGCTGCCAGTACCTGGCGTCCCGATCACCTGGGACCTTCGGACGGGCGGTAGCATCAGCGCGACGACGTCCGTGACTGGCGCCGACGGGACCGCCTCTGTCGCGTGGACGTTTGGCACCAAGGGCTACCAGCTGCTCAAGGCGTTCTACACGGGCCCGACGGTTGTCCTCTCGGTATACTTCGAGGGAAACGCGACGGCGCCGTAG